From Fusarium oxysporum f. sp. lycopersici 4287 chromosome 10, whole genome shotgun sequence:
CTTCACGAAGTGTCTTGAGTGCCCGGAAAATAGGTTTTCCAGCAGGTCCAATCGGCTCGGATACGGGATTGACAGACTTCCATTTGTTAAGGTTCTTGACGTCCCATTTTCCCTCACGGGAGAGGTATTGCAGTTGCCAGGCCAGGGAAAGTCTGCCAGTAACGTGTGTGGCAAGGAAATCAGAAATTAACCCAGCAACGGCACGAACTGAGCAGGGAGCGTATAGGACAGCGTGTGTTGCAGGTGACGGCATCATAATGGTCTTTACTACCTTTCTGGGGTGGTTCGGTTGCGCAGGTAGTTCAGTCATAGTCTCATCGGGGGTTGAGGGATCATTAGGGCTGTCCTCTTCTGAACTGGGAAGCACCGGAGACTTAGCCTTTGtgaagtcatcatcattgagatCTTCAATAGCTTGTGGCATATGATCCTGCGGTCTTGTAGAAGTACTGACGGGGGCAGCAGCGTCGGCAATAGCCTCGTGTGTCTCTTCTGATGACCCTGACTCTGGCAGAGTCTTCTCAGGGTCCAATGCTTTAGCAATCTTTTCGGCTTCTTCAGGTGAAACAACAGTGTCCCCTTTAGCACCTATCAAAAAGACGGGGATATTTAATCCTGCCCAGACCTCCAGGGTTGGGAGACCGCCTTTAGGTTTGCCGTTGTGATAGAGTGGTAGGGCACCATTAGCCATGCGTCTAAAGACTGGGGTTCGACTCTGTCTGTTAAAGCGATATTGGAGTTTTCGGGTAGCCTCGTCAGCATCCTTTCCAACGAAACGTATGATACTGGCACTGTTGGGGCCCCCCCAACCTTCCCAGGCTCGCCACAAATTAAACATCCATTCCGGAGCCCAAAGTCCCATCCGAAACCACCATGTCTTTGATTCATCAGGAGGGCTTGACACAGGGCAAATAGCCACCAACCCTACGACGTACTCGGCTAGCGAAGTTGTATGCTCGAGTTGCGTGTTGGCCAACTTAGCAGCGAGACTTGTCCCCATGCTGTGGCCGATCAGGACCACTCGTTGGCCTGCGTCCTTGTCTCGATAGTCCTCAATGACTGTTTCCAGAAGCTCTACCAAAGCATCCGTCGTGTAGGCATCCCAATTAGTGACCGAGAATTCAGATCGGCCACAACCGGGGTAGTCAATTGCCATGCAAGGGGCTTCATCCACCAGACTACTTAACAGACGATGAAACTGGGCAACAGAGCCACCCAAGCCATGCAGAAATACCAATAGTGGTAATGGAGCAGGTTTTTTGGGCAGTTGGTCTGCCTTGGCATGTTGTCGGTAGAAAACTCGAATTCCAGAGTATTTGAAACGACTTGTTGTATAGGACTTGAACTCTGAGTGATCCCTCAGCAAGGTCGGGTCCGTGAGGTGAGGGTCAGTGGAGTCAATGTCGTCCTGTTGGACGCTCGCTGCAGGAGAGGCCATAAGTGCGTCTGGGGGTTTAACTCTAGGATATTGGTGGAGGTATTATAAGTTTGTTGCGGATTTTTTATAATGGATAAGAAAGAGGGTTTGAGTCGCAATTGGGTTTGAGTTTGGGTCGATTGTTCTAGTTGTATCAGAGATTGAAGCTGCTGTTGAGTCACCAACAAGGTATTATTGGTATTACACGAGTAACACCAAGTTCGCGTGTTTCTCCGACCACCGCAGCCGTCTTCATACAATCGACATGGAATATGTCAAATAGTACAACGCCGGAAAGACTTGCAATTTCATAGAGAAGCCCAGTTGACAACGGGAACTTGAATGATCAACGAACAAGGCCCAGCCAAGCTTTTGAAGTTCTTGGACGGTCGACCCTAGGTATGTGCCCCACGCGAACCGCGGTCAGGGCGCGCCAAAGAACAAAAATTGCGTGAAGTGTGACCTAATAATGTCAAAATTCGATGCTGAATTCGATGATCTTCAGTGTGGATATTGTGTGGCGTTGCTGaattgatattgatgatgagaatggaaaTTTGGTTTTGAGTAATTGTCAAAGTTCAGGGAAGCAACCAATTACACAATTGCATCATACCTTGTGGGCGAATGAGATCGCCATTGGGGGAACCAATTATTTGTGCAGGAGTGAGGCATGTTGTGCATGGAGCCTAccctgaagatgatggaatTTATGAGTAGAATCTCGAAGAAATGCTCCTTACCTTGTAATTTTGGTTATCTTTAGTTTTTATCATTGACTCGAATTGGTTCCGAGTACCTTATGGCATTTTGGGGAATGCCAGTCTGTGTTGGTTCAGTAGCTGCGTCTAAACATGGGTAAACAGTCATGTGTAGTGAATGCAAGTGCTCTGGCCGTATCCATAAATCTCAGCTATATCGCAAATTGGCAATGTAAGTCCCTGCCCTCCACTGTTAGAAAGATATACCACGGCACATAGAGAATGAATATAGAATTCGAAAACAGAGAGCTTTTCGAATCTCATTCCGATTGCTTTGCATGGGCAAAATAGTCAGTTTGAGGACTCGCCATTTCCCTGTTTATGATAGCGAATATACAGCATCTTGCCCTCGCGTTCATACTCTTACAATATAAATACACTTTCGAAATGCGCCTCTCGATTCAACTGCTTTCATTCCGCTCCAACACCGTCCTTCCATCCAATGGGTATCAGAGCAGCTGCTACGTTCGAAACACCTCGTTCTGTGGCCAACAAGTTGAACTGCGCTGCTGCATTTCTCGTGTCTAGGATTTCGATTCGCATACCAAGCTCCGATATAAGTCGTCTCGTTTCGGGTGCCAATGGCATAATAGATGGGCCGACTCCAATGATGAGGAGATCTATAACTCAATTAGCAAAGAGCATTCTCCTCAAGAATGCCAAATATGTCATGACACAAGTGGCGAGGATGAACACATACCAGGTCGAGGCCATAGAAGATCAAATAGCGCAAATGCCTTTGGTGGTAGCTCAAACTGGCCCTTCTTGTTGACAAGATTCATTGAGCCCTTGGCCTCCCACGGGCGCCAGTTGAATACCTCGCCATCAATCAACAAAACGCCATTACCGCCCGTCACAGTGATGCCGCTGTTCAGTCCAAATCCATCATACATGCACACGTCGACCGAAGTTGAAGGCGCTGGAGTGTTGCCAAGCACGTCGAGCTCGGCAAAGTCGGTCGGGGGAGGTTGTGCTGGTGGCTGTTGGTCCTTTCTCCGGCTCGGAAGGGCGTGGAAGAGTCGACGACTTGATGTAGTGGCTTGAGAACGAGGTGAGACTGTCGAGGTGGCGGCTCTGAAAACTGTAGTCGTGGATCTAGGTCGCGGCGTCTGGATGAGAGCTTGGCACACTGCTCGTTGTGCGCTGCATGGCCGGATGAGACTTCGTGATGCCATGACTGAATGCTAATTATGACAATATCGCGGGCTTTCGAGGTATACAGTTGTGGCGGAGGGAAGGATTTCTCGTTTCGATGTAGGAATTGGAAGAGATTATCAAAGTAAGTGGGGGATAGATAATTTTAGCACGTCATGATTTCACCTCGCCATATTCAGTCTACGTATTTGAGATGACACAAATGGAGAACCCGTTTAAATGACAATGAATCAATGAGACACATATTGACAATCCAAGTGGATGTAATTTGAACCAATTGGCGCCGGTAACTTTTATGTCACTTTCATGGTCATAATTTTTAACACCTTCGCCACACCAACGATACTTCATCACTCATGCACAGTCCACGCCAGCTTGATGTTCTTTTCTCATTCAAGTCACCAAGAGGATAGTAGCAGTCCTAAGACGGCGGACGGCCAACCATTTGGCACCGGCCCGATGTATCATGCAGTCCCTTTTTGCCTAATGAACACCAAAGCAATGAACCGAGTCCTCAGAGTTCCTTGCCTTTCCCACGCAAAGCCTAACCTAGCAATGGAAATTGCatttatttcttcttctggctctgctcctgctccttgaGCACCTTCTTGACGATCTTCTGCTCCTCAATGAGGAAAGCTCGGACGATACGGTCGCGGACACAGTTACCGCATCGGGAACCACCGTAGGCGCGCTGGACGGTCTTCTGGGGCTTGGAGATCTGAGAGTACTCGCGGGGTCGGAGAGCGGGAATCTATGGGAGAATTGAGTCAGTTCTAATATTCCACGGTAGGTCGATAATCCTTTGCGACAGAGGGTAGAGACAAAACAAGAAGCGGTTGGTTGGATGGGTCATGCCAAATTTCCTTCCTCTCGCGGTATGTGAAGCCATCGGTCTTGATGTCACAGCCGCTCGTTGCCTCGCATGCCAGCCAGTACCCGTTTGCCGTCCTCGTGTTGTCTCATCCCTCGTATCGCAGAAGATTCGCTTGTCTTGGTCGACTTACGCCTGAAAGCTTGGAGCCGCAGTCACCACACTTGGGGACGGTGCCTCGCTTCTTGATGTGCAGCACGCGGAGCTCACCACCGGGGGTACGTATGGTACGGGTAGTGTTGCTTCTCGTGTTCCAACTGAGAGCATGGTTAGTTCCTGATCGTATGGCCGAGTCGAAAGTATGAGGCTGTATGGCGAGAACCAGGATCTCGACATATTCGAGAGCGAGAAAACTCGACAGCTTCGTAGGAAAGAACTCACCCGTTGCGGCGGCGGTAGGTGACTCTGTGGTTAACCATTGTAGCGGCTTGGTGATTTGACTGAGCTGCTCGGGTTAGTTGGTGTTGGACGTTGGACGCGAGAGTAGGAGAGGAGATTTCGCAAAACACTCGAGTTGTTAATTCTGTGTGGGTGTGTAAAATTCGTAGTGGGGCTGGCGTGCTAAGCACGTGATACAGCCACAAAGTGGCTTACGCTTTCGCCAGCCGCAGGTTCCACTTGGACTTGGATGTAAAATAGATCCTCAGGGTAGTTTCATTTAGTTGGTGGTGATCTGTGGATAGAGAGAAGCAACATGCTTCATCTGTGTCAGTTTCGCAGAAACAGATCATATCTCTGTGCTTCCCGAACTCCGCCGAACAGGTTGAGTTGGGCGAAACGAATTTGCCGTTATTCAATGGATAGACGGTGTGTGATAACAGTGGGATGCATTGAAATGGTGAATCAGGCCTTGCTTTCCAAACTCCTAAGACCAAAAACTCAGCATAAGTCACAAATTGACTCTTTGGAAACATTCACGCTGATTATTTTGGTTTGTAATTTGCTCTGAATAATATGTGCGGTGCCAGTTCTTGTCATTCCTCCATGTCCAGCCAAGGCTATCTACTCACGGCCGATCTCGCGGCCAACCCAACTACTTGTATTCAGATCCATAAAAATGTTATTTTCAAGTTTTACTAAATACTGAAACAGTGTCGATATCGAGATACTGAGTCTCAATAGGCCTACTTCTGAGTCTTGACTGAAACTGGTGCCATATTCCCCTGACTATAAGTCACGATGTAACTCGATAGGTTCTCAGCATAAAATGATATCTTTGTTCTAGTAAACGTTTAGAAATAAGATTAGTCTGTAGAGGATGGGGAAATCGCTAATATTTATCATCAATGCTTCTCATTTCCCTCCCCCGAGCACTATGAGCCTTTAGCTACCTACTAAAGCTATATACATTCTATGATTTGGAGATAGAGGAGAATATGAGTTCTTGCACTCCATGTTCTGAACACTTCATGTAGAGGGTTTAGAAACTAAAATGTAGACTAAGCTAGGCATAAGTATTGCAGAAGATCCAATGCCATTCTCCCATCATGTTCTCTCCGCCCCCCTTGGCAGCTCGGTATCGGTTTTGCTAGAGTAGGTCTTGCTATGTGGCCTCCGCCGTCAACCGCGGTGCCATTCGCGAACCGAAAGTTAATATAAAGCTAGGAAGGAAGCCCATTCTCAAAGCAGGAGGAACGTACTTCTATGGACCTCACGCCCTTGGATCAGATCTTAGAGTGTGTAGTCGAAGATGATCAACCTATCCTTGCCCTGGAAAAAGGAAACAGTCTTATGGAAACTTAGGGGCTATGCCTCTCTATTCCCCAAATTATGCAAATCAGGACAATTTGACTGTAATATATCACAAACTCTATAGGAGTTCCCCGAAACCTTGTTCATTTCACTGAGCTTCTGGCCGCCTCGTCGTTAAAGAAGCAACATCAGAATTCATGGCATCGAGTATCACTAATGAGCGAGGCGGCAATGTTTGTATCATCTATCCATTGGAtcgaaaaaaaaaactgTGTGGTACTTTGTTCTAAAACTCCATGATATTGATCTACCGTCTTCCAGTAGTGAAAAAAGTCCGAAAGCGTTTTCTGCACCACTCTTGCTCCTATCATTAATGTCCCGATGATGTAGTTAAACCGTCCATAAACGCCTATGCTATATGTCCCATGTATCTCGTTATTCTTCATCCATTCTGAACCAGTCTGGGTGATCATAATATTCCCAAGTCTTGATATTTGTGGgctcttcctcttttctcttcttggcctgcgCAAAGATTTCACGACTTTTCTCATCACGCATCAAGTCGGTAACCTCTTTGATGTTTGCTTGCGCTTCATTGACTGAGTTCATGAAAGCTGCAAACATGACATCGGCTATACATAGGTGACGGGTCAGCTCAGGATGTTTCAGAGTATGAGTAGACTAGGGAGCCTACGTGAAGGTTGCTTTTGCACAAGCGGCTTGATCATCTTGGGGATGGTGTCGTTCAATTGCCGGACCTGAAACAAGAGCCTGATGAGCAAGTTTGCATCTCGTTTTCTCACGTTGAAAACGACATTACCTTGATGTGCAGAAGCTTGAGGCGTTTCATGGCTTCCTCAAGGCGCGCCTCATCCCAGCCATCCTGGCCGGCTGCATTTGGcgcctgagcctgagcctgatTTTGAACGGCAGGCTGC
This genomic window contains:
- a CDS encoding 50S ribosomal protein L34e, coding for MVNHRVTYRRRNGWNTRSNTTRTIRTPGGELRVLHIKKRGTVPKCGDCGSKLSGIPALRPREYSQISKPQKTVQRAYGGSRCGNCVRDRIVRAFLIEEQKIVKKVLKEQEQSQKKK
- a CDS encoding hypothetical protein (At least one base has a quality score < 10); protein product: MASPAASVQQDDIDSTDPHLTDPTLLRDHSEFKSYTTSRFKYSGIRVFYRQHAKADQLPKKPAPLPLLVFLHGLGGSVAQFHRLLSSLVDEAPCMAIDYPGCGRSEFSVTNWDAYTTDALVELLETVIEDYRDKDAGQRVVLIGHSMGTSLAAKLANTQLEHTTSLAEYVVGLVAICPVSSPPDESKTWWFRMGLWAPEWMFNLWRAWEGWGGPNSASIIRFVGKDADEATRKLQYRFNRQSRTPVFRRMANGALPLYHNGKPKGGLPTLEVWAGLNIPVFLIGAKGDTVVSPEEAEKIAKALDPEKTLPESGSSEETHEAIADAAAPVSTSTRPQDHMPQAIEDLNDDDFTKAKSPVLPSSEEDSPNDPSTPDETMTELPAQPNHPRKVVKTIMMPSPATHAVLYAPCSVRAVAGLISDFLATHVTGRLSLAWQLQYLSREGKWDVKNLNKWKSVNPVSEPIGPAGKPIFRALKTLREVDDVHCPQNFVSNWGSIVKDIIDISKDQPVYDPRGLERAGIYYHKFPTVSKIPPEAREVEAFIKLVDDLRDQQPARATAEDWTNPEQCVIGVHCHYGFNRTGYFIVCYLVERCDFGVQEAIDTFAKARPNGIRHSHFLDRLYVRYNVDTVSASQS